The DNA segment GACGTTGTGCTGCAAGTAGATTTTGTAAATGATCGAGTGAAACGATTTGGAGAAATTGTCTGCCAAAAAGGCTTCAAAATTGATAATCCTCTAAATATTTTATCAAATAAGATCACTGCTGTTCTTGGCAGGGATAACCCAAAAGACATTTTTGATATTTACCTTATTAGTCAAAACACATCATTCAGGTGGGCTGATATTCTTGCTGAGGCCAAAGAAAAAACTAATTTTCAAAAAGAAGATTTGCTGTACCGGTTGGATACATTCCCAGTATCTTTGCTCAAAAAATTGAAGACACTAGATGATCAGTTTTTGATCAATTTCGAGAGTGATTTTCACGAGATCATTAATGATATTAAAATGAGTGACTGATTATTTTTCGGCCAGCAAGAGTGGATGGTAGACGAATAGTGTCCGCTCACCAGTATGTCTGTGTTAAGTCCTCAAGAAGCCGGCCTGGATTGAAGGGTTCAATACGGTCATCAAAATTTTTTATAATGGAGTCGCTGAACTTCATGTAATCTCGATGGACAATCATGATTTGATAAAATCAGAAAATATTTTTTTCCCATAGCATCTCTGTGAACTTTTGTGCTGGGATAATTTCTATGTCGTCATCAGTTACTCGATATTTTGTCTCGCAGCAGACGATTATTCTTCGCTTAATGTCAGGATGGTCAGCTTTAAGGCTGCGAAGTCCTTTGAGGTGGTTTGTTGTAATATTTTTGGTTGATTTTGCCTCTATGGCGATGTCCATGTCATTAATTATGAAATCTACTTCAGTTCCTCCTGCAAGTTTCCAATAGGAAAATTCCGCGAATATTTCACTGTAAGCATTGTAGGCGTTAAGCTCGTGGAAACACCAATTCTCAAAGGCCTTGCCAAACAATTCAGAGCCCTGCTCAATGGCCCCACGTTTTGCCAAGAAATTGACCACCCCCACGTCTGAGAAATAAAATTTTGGCG comes from the Desulfobulbaceae bacterium genome and includes:
- a CDS encoding nucleotidyl transferase AbiEii/AbiGii toxin family protein is translated as MDFIDYRKLYQIQDEVLALVFAEDTEFYLTGGTCLNRFYFEKRYSDDLDLFTHFSDTYAYSVRAILDRISAANYAVKRQVDAKDFIRVYVSKDDVVLQVDFVNDRVKRFGEIVCQKGFKIDNPLNILSNKITAVLGRDNPKDIFDIYLISQNTSFRWADILAEAKEKTNFQKEDLLYRLDTFPVSLLKKLKTLDDQFLINFESDFHEIINDIKMSD